Proteins encoded together in one Streptomyces sp. B1I3 window:
- the cobM gene encoding precorrin-4 C(11)-methyltransferase, protein MTVYFIGAGPGAADLITVRGARVLAASPVCLYAGSLVPRELLDACPPDARLVDTAQLDIDRITAELVRAHEEGHDVARLHSGDPSVFSAVNEQMRRLDEAGVPYEVVPGVPAFAAAAAALKRELTVPTVGQTVILTRIAQRATAMPEGEDLATLGRSGALIVLHLAARYVDRVVEELLPHYGAYCPAAVVAMASRPDEIVLRGTLDSIAQQVKEAGVIRTAVIMVGRTLGSDQFRDSHLYSPDRDRHSC, encoded by the coding sequence ATGACCGTGTACTTCATCGGCGCGGGCCCCGGCGCCGCCGACCTGATCACGGTGCGTGGCGCCCGCGTCCTCGCCGCCAGCCCGGTCTGTCTCTACGCGGGCAGCCTGGTGCCGCGTGAACTGCTCGACGCGTGCCCGCCGGACGCCCGGCTCGTGGACACGGCCCAGCTCGACATCGACCGGATCACCGCCGAGCTGGTGCGCGCGCACGAGGAGGGCCATGACGTCGCCCGGCTGCACTCGGGTGACCCGTCGGTCTTCAGCGCGGTCAACGAGCAGATGCGGCGGCTCGACGAGGCGGGCGTGCCGTACGAAGTGGTGCCGGGGGTGCCCGCCTTCGCCGCTGCCGCGGCGGCCCTCAAGCGCGAGCTGACGGTACCCACGGTCGGGCAGACGGTGATCCTCACCCGGATCGCCCAGCGGGCGACCGCGATGCCGGAGGGCGAGGACCTGGCGACGCTGGGCCGCAGCGGTGCGCTGATCGTGCTGCACCTGGCGGCGCGGTACGTGGACCGGGTGGTCGAGGAGCTGCTGCCGCACTACGGGGCCTACTGTCCGGCCGCCGTGGTGGCCATGGCCTCGCGCCCGGACGAGATCGTCCTGCGCGGGACGCTGGATTCCATCGCGCAGCAGGTGAAGGAGGCCGGGGTGATCCGGACGGCCGTGATCATGGTGGGCCGGACCTTGGGGTCGGACCAGTTCCGCGACAGCCACCTGTACTCCCCGGACCGGGACCGCCACTCCTGCTGA
- the cbiE gene encoding precorrin-6y C5,15-methyltransferase (decarboxylating) subunit CbiE yields MSPAPSEPPAPLPAPTVAVVGIGADGWAGLPDTARSALLEAEVLIGAERQLGLLPPVCAGRRVPWPSPLRPAVRRLLTADAGARIAVLASGDPMFYGIGRALTEELGAGSLRVLPHPSSVSYACARLGWPLEDTETVTLVGRPTARLAAALHDGRRLLVLSADGATPVAVAALLRESGFGPSRMRVLEQLGGMDEDCLDGTADSWAHPPGDPLNVIAVDCRSTPDAMRLGAVPGLPDEAYESDGQLTKRHVRAATLGVLAPAPGELLWDIGGGSGSIAVEWLRTHPSCRALTVERDPVRAGRITRNAARLGVPALRVITGRAPDALAGLPAPDAVFVGGGLTAPGLLDACWDALPPGGRLVANTVTLESEALLAEWYRRLGGDLVRLAVAHAVPVGGFTGWRQAMPVTQWSVRKAPSTPSGDN; encoded by the coding sequence GTGTCTCCCGCACCATCCGAACCACCGGCGCCCCTGCCCGCGCCGACCGTGGCCGTCGTGGGCATCGGCGCCGACGGATGGGCGGGCCTGCCGGACACCGCACGTTCCGCGCTCCTGGAGGCCGAGGTACTCATCGGTGCGGAACGGCAGTTGGGCCTGCTCCCGCCCGTGTGCGCCGGCCGGCGTGTGCCCTGGCCGTCGCCGCTGCGGCCTGCCGTTCGCCGTCTGCTCACCGCCGACGCCGGGGCCAGGATCGCGGTGCTGGCCAGCGGCGACCCCATGTTCTACGGCATCGGCCGGGCCCTGACCGAGGAGTTGGGCGCCGGGTCGCTGCGTGTGCTGCCCCACCCCTCCTCGGTGTCGTACGCCTGCGCCCGGCTCGGCTGGCCGCTCGAGGACACCGAGACCGTCACCCTGGTCGGCCGCCCCACGGCACGGCTGGCCGCCGCGCTCCACGACGGCCGCCGGCTGCTGGTGCTGAGCGCGGACGGGGCCACGCCCGTCGCCGTGGCGGCCCTGCTGCGGGAGTCCGGCTTCGGGCCCAGCCGGATGCGGGTGCTCGAACAGCTCGGCGGCATGGACGAGGACTGTTTGGACGGCACCGCCGACAGCTGGGCCCACCCGCCGGGGGACCCGCTCAACGTCATCGCGGTGGACTGCCGCAGCACCCCGGACGCCATGCGCCTCGGAGCCGTACCCGGCCTGCCCGACGAGGCGTACGAGAGTGATGGGCAGCTCACCAAACGCCATGTGCGGGCCGCGACGCTCGGCGTGCTCGCGCCCGCGCCCGGGGAACTCCTGTGGGACATCGGCGGAGGTTCCGGATCGATCGCCGTCGAGTGGCTGCGGACCCATCCGTCCTGCCGCGCGCTCACGGTGGAGCGTGACCCGGTGCGCGCCGGGCGCATCACGCGGAACGCGGCCCGGCTCGGTGTCCCCGCCCTGCGGGTGATCACCGGCCGGGCGCCGGATGCCCTGGCCGGACTGCCCGCTCCCGACGCCGTGTTCGTCGGTGGCGGCCTCACCGCGCCGGGACTGCTCGACGCCTGCTGGGACGCGCTGCCGCCGGGCGGCAGGCTCGTCGCCAACACGGTCACGCTGGAGTCCGAGGCACTGCTCGCCGAGTGGTACCGGCGGCTCGGCGGCGACCTGGTGCGGCTGGCGGTGGCCCACGCGGTGCCCGTCGGCGGGTTCACGGGGTGGCGCCAGGCCATGCCCGTCACGCAGTGGTCCGTACGCAAGGCCCCTTCGACCCCCTCAGGAGACAACTGA
- a CDS encoding sensor domain-containing protein, which translates to MTTSTFGPTAAPAAASRPAERAPATALRRGPFAAATYREIGYALVSLPVALAGFVWAVTLFALGTGLSLTVVGLPVLALLLASARGLGALERGRAAAQLNLHTTGPAALPRAERPGWWAGVQARLTDAAGWKALLFQVVMFPWRVASFCVTLTFLITGWTVALYPVYAWVFPRYAGRPGYRVLDYTSDGVRHQYHLSSPWQIAGASLVGLLLVLLTPKIVHALTNVDRAAVRSLLGRGTTGAGE; encoded by the coding sequence ATGACCACCAGCACCTTCGGGCCCACCGCAGCACCTGCCGCCGCATCCCGGCCGGCCGAGCGCGCACCCGCCACGGCTCTCCGGCGCGGCCCCTTCGCCGCAGCCACCTACCGGGAGATCGGCTACGCGCTGGTCTCCCTGCCGGTCGCCCTCGCCGGTTTCGTGTGGGCCGTGACGCTGTTCGCCCTCGGCACCGGGCTCTCCCTCACCGTGGTCGGCCTGCCGGTCCTCGCCCTCCTGCTCGCCTCGGCGAGGGGGCTCGGCGCACTCGAACGCGGCCGGGCGGCTGCGCAGCTGAACCTGCACACGACGGGGCCCGCGGCCCTGCCCCGGGCCGAGCGCCCCGGCTGGTGGGCGGGCGTCCAGGCGCGTCTGACGGACGCGGCGGGCTGGAAGGCCCTTCTCTTCCAGGTCGTGATGTTCCCCTGGCGGGTGGCGAGCTTCTGCGTGACGCTGACCTTCCTGATCACCGGCTGGACGGTCGCGCTCTACCCCGTCTACGCCTGGGTCTTCCCCCGGTACGCCGGCCGGCCCGGCTACCGGGTCCTCGACTACACCTCGGACGGCGTCCGCCACCAGTACCACCTCTCCTCGCCGTGGCAGATCGCCGGCGCCTCGCTCGTCGGCCTCCTGCTCGTCCTCCTCACCCCGAAGATCGTCCACGCCCTGACGAACGTCGACCGCGCGGCCGTGCGGTCGCTGCTCGGCCGGGGGACCACGGGCGCCGGCGAGTGA
- a CDS encoding YciI family protein, producing MKYLVMVQGSQADYEAMAGKASPSSPAWNETDMRAMFAFMESVNNDLAESGELVDGNGLAEPARTRFVGAGVDGKPVISDGPYGETKEVLAGYWVLDCESMERVTEIAARIATCPQPAGAPDHPVVIRQIMGEGVGESAG from the coding sequence ATGAAGTACCTGGTGATGGTGCAGGGCTCCCAGGCGGACTACGAGGCGATGGCCGGCAAGGCCTCCCCGAGCAGCCCGGCCTGGAACGAGACGGACATGCGGGCGATGTTCGCCTTCATGGAGAGCGTCAACAACGACCTCGCCGAGTCCGGTGAGCTGGTGGACGGCAACGGACTGGCCGAGCCCGCGCGGACCCGTTTCGTCGGCGCGGGCGTGGACGGCAAGCCGGTGATCTCCGACGGCCCCTACGGAGAGACCAAGGAAGTGCTGGCCGGGTACTGGGTGCTCGACTGCGAGAGCATGGAGAGGGTCACCGAGATCGCCGCTCGCATCGCGACCTGCCCGCAGCCCGCGGGCGCCCCCGATCACCCCGTGGTCATCCGGCAGATCATGGGCGAGGGTGTCGGGGAGTCCGCCGGGTGA
- a CDS encoding RNA polymerase sigma factor: MNPARNDIEDLLRRHTPQVLGALVRRYGHFDTAEDAVQEALLAAAQQWPVQGLPDNPRGWLIRIASRRLTDQLRSDSARHRREERAAELAPRDAFTAPPPGESRAPAEDDTLTLLFLCCHPVLSPAAQIALTLRAVGGLTTAEIARALLLPEATTAQKISRAKQKIREVPFRQPGAADRELRLAAVLQVLYLIFNEGYTATSGGALHRTDLAREAIRLTRSVRRLLPRDGRVTGLLALMLLTEARSAARSGPHGEIVPLDEQDRTRWDAAAVAEGTALVGEALAQGPAGTYQLQAAIAALHDEARRAEDTDWPQILALYDVLVRRAPEPMAELGRAVAVAMVHGPRAGLADVDALEGRLAGHHRLDAVRAHLLERTGDREAARAAYRRAAGLTRSAPEARYLRMRAARLLP; encoded by the coding sequence GTGAACCCTGCGAGGAACGACATCGAGGACCTGCTGCGCCGCCACACGCCGCAGGTCCTCGGCGCGCTCGTCCGCCGCTACGGACACTTCGACACCGCCGAGGACGCCGTGCAGGAGGCACTGCTGGCCGCCGCTCAGCAGTGGCCGGTGCAGGGGCTGCCGGACAACCCGCGCGGCTGGCTCATCCGGATCGCGTCCCGCAGGCTGACGGACCAGCTGCGCAGCGACTCGGCGCGGCACCGGCGCGAGGAGAGGGCGGCCGAGCTCGCCCCGCGCGACGCGTTCACGGCCCCGCCGCCCGGGGAGAGCCGGGCACCGGCCGAGGACGACACGCTCACCCTGCTCTTCCTCTGCTGCCACCCCGTGCTGTCCCCCGCCGCGCAGATCGCTCTCACCCTGCGGGCAGTCGGCGGCCTGACGACGGCCGAGATCGCCCGGGCCCTCCTGCTGCCCGAGGCGACGACGGCCCAGAAGATCAGCCGGGCCAAGCAGAAGATCAGGGAGGTGCCCTTCAGGCAGCCGGGGGCGGCCGATCGCGAGCTGCGGCTCGCCGCCGTGCTCCAAGTGCTGTACCTGATCTTCAACGAGGGTTACACGGCGACCTCCGGCGGCGCGCTGCACCGCACCGACCTGGCCCGCGAGGCGATCCGCCTGACCCGTTCCGTACGCCGCCTCCTGCCCCGCGACGGCCGGGTGACCGGACTTCTGGCACTCATGCTGCTCACGGAGGCTCGCAGCGCCGCCCGGAGCGGCCCGCACGGGGAGATCGTCCCGCTCGACGAACAGGACCGCACCCGCTGGGACGCCGCGGCCGTCGCGGAGGGCACCGCCCTGGTCGGGGAAGCACTGGCCCAGGGCCCCGCCGGGACGTACCAGCTGCAGGCGGCGATCGCGGCGCTGCACGACGAGGCGCGGCGCGCCGAGGACACCGACTGGCCGCAGATCCTCGCGCTGTACGACGTCCTGGTGCGCCGCGCCCCCGAGCCGATGGCGGAGCTCGGCCGGGCGGTGGCCGTGGCCATGGTGCACGGCCCGCGGGCCGGGCTCGCGGACGTGGACGCCCTGGAGGGCCGGCTGGCCGGCCACCACCGGCTCGACGCCGTACGGGCCCACCTTCTGGAGAGGACCGGGGACCGCGAGGCGGCGCGCGCCGCCTACCGGCGGGCGGCGGGCCTCACGCGCAGCGCCCCGGAGGCCCGGTACCTGCGCATGCGTGCGGCCCGGCTGCTGCCCTGA
- a CDS encoding HhH-GPD-type base excision DNA repair protein, with amino-acid sequence MTDNRTGGNATVRIAQQPQADELLGRSPLAALVGMLLDQQVPMEWAFTGPYTLALRMGSDDLDARDIAAYDPDAFTELFTTKPALHRYPGSMAKRVQQLCQFLVAEYGGEASAVWADAATGAELLERLGALPGFGTQKAQIFLALLGKQFGVRPTGWREAAGPYGEAGSHRSVADITGPESLAEVRAHKQRAKAAAKAASRAK; translated from the coding sequence ATGACCGACAACAGGACGGGTGGGAACGCCACCGTGCGCATAGCCCAGCAGCCGCAGGCCGACGAGCTCCTGGGGCGCAGCCCGCTGGCCGCCCTGGTCGGCATGCTGCTGGACCAGCAGGTGCCGATGGAGTGGGCCTTCACCGGCCCCTACACGCTGGCCCTGCGGATGGGGTCGGACGACCTGGACGCCCGGGACATCGCCGCGTACGACCCGGACGCCTTCACCGAACTCTTCACCACGAAACCCGCCCTGCACCGCTATCCGGGCTCCATGGCCAAGCGGGTGCAGCAGCTCTGCCAGTTCCTGGTGGCGGAGTACGGCGGCGAGGCGAGCGCGGTCTGGGCGGACGCCGCCACCGGGGCCGAGCTGCTGGAACGGCTGGGCGCACTGCCCGGGTTCGGCACCCAGAAGGCCCAGATCTTCCTGGCCCTGCTGGGCAAACAGTTCGGCGTGCGTCCGACGGGGTGGCGGGAGGCGGCGGGTCCGTACGGCGAAGCCGGCTCGCACCGCTCGGTCGCCGACATCACGGGCCCGGAGTCGCTCGCCGAGGTACGGGCGCACAAACAACGGGCGAAGGCGGCGGCCAAGGCCGCGAGCCGGGCCAAGTGA
- a CDS encoding M28 family metallopeptidase yields the protein MHATRRRAAAVVAATALATPLLLAASPHHGPAPHDPAKEAAQLSRTLVKNASAKDAYRHLQQFQAIADSAGGHRAAGSLGHDASAAYVYRLLQKAGYQVGYQAFDFVYTETLAEKLSVVSPTPRDVTVRAMTYTKSTAVGGLRAGLVAVPVDGTTGCEAADYASATFTGKIALIKRGGCSFAEKQAAAAVAGAAGAVIYNNTAGVLSGTLGDAASGKIPTGGLTQEEGEKLVADLAEGEVTVSFEIRELQEERTTRNVVAETRGGDAARTVMFGAHLDSVTDGPGINDNASGSAGLLEVALELARSHRAPADKVRFAWWSAEENGLLGSEAYVAKLSEAQRDKIALYLNFDMIASPNGAQFVFDGDDSDGVGAGPGPEGSAQLERDITAFLDRKGKPHTGTDFTGRSDYGPFVEAGIPSGGTDTGAEGIKTAAEAETFGGTAGVAYDPCYHAACDDLDNLDMAHFDTNIDVIANAVGTYAYDLRSLSRPVAAARATGATGGGALREGHAHGVTG from the coding sequence GTGCACGCAACTCGTCGCAGAGCCGCAGCTGTCGTGGCCGCCACCGCCCTGGCCACACCGCTCCTCCTCGCCGCGTCCCCGCACCACGGACCTGCTCCCCACGACCCGGCGAAGGAGGCCGCCCAGCTGTCCCGGACGCTGGTGAAAAACGCGTCGGCCAAGGACGCGTACCGGCATCTGCAGCAGTTCCAGGCGATAGCCGACTCGGCCGGCGGACACCGCGCGGCGGGCTCGCTCGGCCACGACGCCTCCGCCGCCTACGTCTACCGGCTGCTGCAGAAGGCGGGATACCAGGTCGGCTACCAGGCCTTCGACTTCGTCTACACCGAGACGCTCGCCGAAAAGCTCTCCGTCGTCTCGCCGACGCCCCGTGACGTGACCGTCAGGGCGATGACCTACACGAAGTCCACCGCCGTGGGCGGCCTCCGGGCAGGGCTCGTGGCCGTCCCCGTCGACGGCACCACCGGCTGCGAAGCGGCCGACTACGCCTCCGCCACCTTCACCGGCAAGATCGCCCTGATCAAGCGTGGCGGCTGCTCCTTCGCCGAGAAGCAGGCGGCCGCCGCCGTCGCGGGCGCGGCCGGCGCGGTCATCTACAACAACACCGCGGGCGTGCTGTCCGGCACGCTCGGGGACGCGGCGTCGGGGAAGATCCCCACCGGCGGACTCACCCAGGAGGAGGGTGAGAAGCTCGTCGCCGACCTGGCCGAGGGCGAGGTGACGGTCTCCTTCGAGATACGTGAGCTCCAGGAGGAGCGCACCACCCGCAACGTCGTCGCGGAGACGCGGGGCGGGGACGCGGCGAGGACGGTCATGTTCGGCGCCCACCTCGACTCGGTCACCGACGGCCCGGGCATCAACGACAACGCGTCCGGCTCGGCCGGTCTCCTCGAGGTCGCCCTGGAGCTGGCGCGCTCGCACAGGGCACCCGCCGACAAGGTGCGCTTCGCCTGGTGGTCGGCGGAGGAGAACGGCCTGCTGGGTTCGGAGGCGTACGTCGCCAAGCTCTCCGAGGCGCAGCGGGACAAGATCGCCCTCTACCTCAACTTCGACATGATCGCCTCGCCCAACGGCGCCCAGTTCGTCTTCGACGGCGACGACTCCGACGGCGTGGGCGCGGGTCCGGGCCCCGAGGGTTCCGCCCAGCTGGAACGCGACATCACCGCGTTCCTGGACCGGAAGGGCAAGCCCCACACCGGCACGGACTTCACCGGGCGCTCCGACTACGGTCCGTTCGTCGAGGCCGGCATCCCGTCCGGCGGCACGGACACGGGCGCCGAGGGCATCAAGACGGCCGCCGAGGCGGAGACGTTCGGCGGCACGGCCGGCGTCGCGTACGACCCCTGCTACCACGCGGCCTGCGACGACCTGGACAACCTCGACATGGCGCACTTCGACACCAACATCGACGTGATCGCCAACGCCGTCGGCACCTACGCCTACGACCTCCGCTCCCTGTCACGTCCCGTGGCCGCGGCCCGCGCCACCGGCGCGACCGGAGGCGGCGCGCTGCGCGAGGGCCACGCGCACGGCGTCACCGGGTAA
- a CDS encoding type II toxin-antitoxin system VapB family antitoxin, which translates to MIFKRIGNGRPYPDHGRESTRQWADVAPRPVRLDQLVTTKGQLDLETLLAEDSTFYGDLFAHVVKWQGDLYLEDGLHRAVRAALQQRQVLHARVLELG; encoded by the coding sequence GTGATCTTCAAGCGCATCGGAAATGGGCGGCCATATCCCGACCACGGCCGGGAAAGCACCCGACAGTGGGCGGATGTGGCGCCGCGTCCGGTCCGCCTGGACCAGCTGGTGACCACCAAGGGCCAGCTGGACCTCGAAACCCTCCTCGCCGAGGACTCCACGTTCTACGGCGACCTCTTCGCGCACGTCGTGAAGTGGCAGGGCGACCTGTACCTCGAGGACGGGCTGCACCGCGCCGTGCGCGCCGCCCTGCAGCAGCGCCAGGTGCTGCACGCCCGCGTCCTCGAACTGGGCTGA
- a CDS encoding LytR C-terminal domain-containing protein: MGGKYRVTGNTYPRMRRPRNRRKLVLSAAAAVVALGLAGWGTLQIVDVFTGSGKQASAADAPKACPTPKAAAPAKTLPKPAAIKVNIYNATPRSGLAKAAADELEKRGFAIGKVANAPAAYDKKVPGTGLLLGAPAATNGSFPVLATQLPGAVQKTDARRTADVDLIIGTKFKAFSTPAAAASALTALTKPAPAPSTCS; this comes from the coding sequence ATGGGCGGAAAGTACCGCGTCACGGGCAACACGTACCCGCGCATGCGTCGCCCCCGGAACCGCCGCAAACTGGTTCTCTCGGCGGCCGCCGCCGTGGTGGCCCTCGGCCTGGCCGGATGGGGCACGCTCCAGATCGTCGACGTGTTCACCGGGAGCGGCAAGCAGGCGAGCGCCGCGGACGCCCCCAAGGCCTGCCCCACACCGAAGGCGGCGGCACCCGCGAAAACGCTGCCGAAGCCCGCCGCCATCAAGGTCAACATCTACAACGCGACACCCCGCAGCGGGCTCGCCAAGGCAGCGGCGGACGAGCTCGAGAAGCGCGGCTTCGCCATCGGCAAGGTGGCCAACGCGCCGGCCGCGTACGACAAGAAGGTGCCCGGCACCGGGCTGCTGCTCGGCGCCCCGGCGGCGACGAACGGTTCGTTCCCCGTGCTGGCGACCCAGCTGCCGGGGGCCGTGCAGAAGACCGACGCCCGCAGGACGGCGGACGTCGATCTGATCATCGGTACGAAGTTCAAGGCGTTCAGCACGCCCGCGGCGGCGGCCTCCGCACTCACGGCACTGACGAAGCCGGCCCCGGCGCCGTCCACCTGCTCCTGA
- the upp gene encoding uracil phosphoribosyltransferase: protein MRIHVVDHPLVAHKLTTLRDKRTDSPTFRRLADELVTLLAYEATRDVRTEQVDIETPVTPTTGVKLSHPRPLVVPILRAGLGMLDGMVRLLPTAEVGFLGMIRNEETLQAETYATRMPEDLSGRQVYVLDPMLATGGTLVAAIRELIKRGADDVTAVVLLAAPEGVEVMERELAGTPVTVVTASVDERLNENGYIVPGLGDAGDRMYGTVD, encoded by the coding sequence ATGCGGATCCACGTCGTCGACCACCCGCTGGTGGCGCACAAACTCACCACGCTGCGCGACAAGCGCACCGACTCCCCGACCTTCCGACGGCTCGCCGACGAGCTGGTCACCCTCCTCGCGTACGAGGCCACCAGGGATGTGCGGACCGAGCAGGTCGACATCGAGACCCCGGTGACGCCCACGACCGGTGTGAAGCTGTCGCACCCGCGGCCCCTGGTCGTCCCGATCCTGCGGGCGGGCCTCGGCATGCTGGACGGGATGGTGCGGCTCCTGCCGACGGCGGAGGTCGGCTTCCTGGGCATGATCCGCAACGAGGAGACGCTCCAGGCGGAGACGTACGCGACGCGGATGCCCGAGGACCTCTCAGGCCGGCAGGTCTACGTCCTGGACCCGATGCTGGCCACCGGCGGCACGCTCGTCGCGGCCATCCGCGAGCTGATCAAGCGCGGTGCGGACGATGTCACCGCGGTCGTGCTGCTGGCGGCGCCCGAGGGCGTCGAGGTCATGGAGCGCGAGCTGGCGGGCACGCCGGTCACGGTGGTCACCGCATCGGTCGACGAGCGGCTCAACGAGAACGGCTACATCGTGCCGGGCCTCGGGGACGCCGGCGACCGGATGTACGGCACCGTCGACTGA
- the tadA gene encoding tRNA adenosine(34) deaminase TadA, with the protein MRQALEEAAQAALAGDVPVGAVVLGPDGTLLARGHNEREAAGDPTAHAEVLALRRAATALGAWRLTGCTLVVTLEPCTMCAGALVQSRVGRVVYGARDEKAGAAGSLWDVVRDRRLNHRPEVIHGVLEDACAAQLTAFFRHR; encoded by the coding sequence ATGCGCCAGGCCCTCGAAGAGGCCGCGCAGGCGGCGCTGGCCGGCGATGTGCCGGTCGGCGCCGTCGTGCTGGGCCCGGACGGCACCCTGCTCGCCAGGGGTCACAACGAACGCGAGGCGGCCGGCGACCCGACCGCGCACGCCGAGGTGCTCGCCCTGCGCCGCGCCGCCACCGCCCTCGGCGCCTGGCGGCTGACCGGCTGCACGCTGGTGGTGACCCTGGAGCCCTGCACCATGTGCGCGGGGGCACTCGTGCAGTCCCGGGTCGGCCGGGTGGTCTACGGGGCGCGGGACGAGAAGGCCGGGGCTGCCGGTTCGCTCTGGGACGTCGTCCGCGACCGCAGGCTGAACCACCGCCCCGAGGTGATCCACGGCGTCCTGGAGGATGCCTGCGCCGCCCAGCTGACGGCGTTCTTCCGCCACCGCTGA
- a CDS encoding Dabb family protein yields MIRHLVLFKLNDGVERDDPRVVAGARAFRELGGKIPELEFWECAWNITDRPIAYDFAINSAVADEDSLKRYIEHPAHQEAAGQWRAFATWVIADYPF; encoded by the coding sequence ATGATCCGCCACCTGGTCCTGTTCAAGCTGAACGACGGCGTCGAGCGGGACGATCCGCGGGTCGTCGCCGGGGCCCGGGCCTTCCGGGAGCTCGGCGGGAAGATTCCCGAACTGGAGTTCTGGGAGTGCGCCTGGAACATCACCGATCGGCCGATCGCCTACGACTTCGCCATCAACTCGGCGGTCGCCGACGAGGACTCCCTGAAGCGCTACATCGAGCATCCGGCCCATCAGGAGGCCGCCGGCCAGTGGCGCGCGTTCGCCACTTGGGTGATCGCCGACTACCCCTTCTGA
- a CDS encoding RNA polymerase sigma factor SigF, whose product MPASTAPQVPPQNAQTDDVPTDDIPTDDIQTETPDPSVTPARTRGADTRALTQVLFGRLKDLEPGTPEHHRVRNALIEANLPLVRYAAARFRSRNEPMEDVVQVGTIGLINAIDRFDPERGVQFPTFAMPTVVGEIKRYFRDNVRTVHVPRRLHELWVQVTGATEDLTTAHGRSPTTAEIAERLKIAEEEVLACIEAGRSYHATSLEAAQEGDGLPGLLDRLGYEDPALAGVEHRDLVRHLLVQLPEREQRILLLRYYNNLTQSQISAELGVSQMHVSRLLARSFARLRSANRIEA is encoded by the coding sequence GTGCCGGCCAGTACAGCGCCTCAAGTCCCGCCCCAGAACGCCCAGACCGACGACGTCCCGACCGACGACATCCCGACCGATGACATCCAGACCGAGACGCCCGATCCCTCCGTGACACCCGCGAGGACCAGGGGCGCGGACACCAGGGCCCTCACCCAGGTGCTGTTCGGGCGCCTCAAGGACCTCGAGCCCGGCACCCCCGAGCACCACCGGGTGCGGAACGCCCTCATCGAGGCGAACCTCCCGCTCGTGCGGTACGCGGCGGCCCGGTTCCGCAGCCGCAACGAACCCATGGAGGACGTCGTCCAGGTCGGCACCATCGGCCTGATCAACGCGATCGACCGGTTCGATCCGGAACGCGGCGTCCAGTTCCCCACGTTCGCCATGCCGACCGTGGTCGGCGAGATCAAGCGCTACTTCCGGGACAACGTGCGGACCGTGCACGTGCCGCGGCGGCTGCACGAACTCTGGGTCCAGGTCACCGGGGCCACCGAGGACCTGACGACCGCTCACGGTCGCTCGCCGACGACCGCCGAGATCGCCGAGCGGCTGAAGATCGCGGAGGAGGAGGTCCTGGCCTGCATCGAAGCGGGGCGCTCGTACCACGCGACCTCGCTGGAGGCGGCCCAGGAGGGTGACGGGCTGCCAGGCCTGCTGGACCGTCTGGGTTACGAGGACCCGGCCCTGGCCGGGGTCGAACACCGCGACCTCGTGAGGCACCTGCTCGTCCAGCTGCCCGAGCGCGAACAGCGGATCCTGCTGCTGCGCTACTACAACAACCTGACGCAGTCACAGATCAGCGCCGAACTCGGCGTCTCCCAGATGCATGTGTCAAGGCTTCTGGCCCGAAGTTTCGCCCGTCTGAGATCCGCAAACAGGATCGAGGCGTAG